One segment of Nostoc flagelliforme CCNUN1 DNA contains the following:
- a CDS encoding PEP-CTERM sorting domain-containing protein (PEP-CTERM proteins occur, often in large numbers, in the proteomes of bacteria that also encode an exosortase, a predicted intramembrane cysteine proteinase. The presence of a PEP-CTERM domain at a protein's C-terminus predicts cleavage within the sorting domain, followed by covalent anchoring to some some component of the (usually Gram-negative) cell surface. Many PEP-CTERM proteins exhibit an unusual sequence composition that includes large numbers of potential glycosylation sites. Expression of one such protein has been shown restore the ability of a bacterium to form floc, a type of biofilm.): MKHPFFTAAIPSFLAATAVVISSSVFAPANAASMSFTINDFTGADTQVKFTLNDAIAGSGKVQFKVDYLSTDSNTIADIRGVFFNILDDSLLKGLQVVGKDVTASKFGPAGTVDSVGDSNNNLNGNGKEHNFFDAGVEIGQEGIAQGKGDIQSTIFTLSHSSKALTLAQFSQQNFGVRLMSVGSATKREDSSKLKGQAPYYTPPPPPPKQVPEPTTVVALGIFAVGALKVAKKKPLVSASITLA; encoded by the coding sequence ATGAAACATCCATTTTTCACGGCAGCAATACCTTCCTTCTTAGCTGCTACTGCTGTTGTGATATCATCTTCTGTTTTTGCCCCTGCTAACGCCGCTTCGATGAGTTTCACTATCAATGACTTCACCGGTGCGGATACTCAGGTGAAGTTTACCTTGAATGACGCAATAGCAGGGTCTGGCAAAGTTCAGTTTAAAGTAGATTATTTATCCACCGACAGCAACACAATTGCTGACATCCGCGGTGTTTTCTTCAACATTTTGGATGACTCACTCCTTAAAGGTCTCCAAGTCGTAGGTAAAGATGTAACAGCTAGCAAATTTGGCCCTGCTGGAACAGTTGACTCTGTAGGCGACAGTAACAACAATCTCAACGGCAACGGTAAGGAGCATAACTTCTTTGATGCTGGGGTAGAAATTGGTCAAGAAGGTATAGCTCAAGGAAAAGGCGACATTCAATCTACCATCTTTACCCTATCCCATAGTTCCAAAGCTTTAACGTTGGCTCAGTTTTCTCAGCAAAATTTTGGAGTGCGCCTAATGAGCGTCGGTTCTGCAACCAAGCGTGAAGACAGTAGCAAACTCAAAGGACAAGCCCCTTACTACACTCCTCCACCTCCTCCACCTAAACAAGTGCCTGAGCCTACTACAGTAGTTGCCCTTGGCATATTTGCTGTGGGTGCGCTGAAAGTAGCCAAGAAAAAACCTTTAGTATCAGCTTCAATAACACTCGCCTAG